A genome region from Pirellulales bacterium includes the following:
- a CDS encoding DUF1501 domain-containing protein, translated as MNEKMQRERVGQNFCGRTRREFLWQTGAGFTGTALAALLGNDGFLARQSVAADGITAWNNPLAARPPQFPAKAKSVIFLYMYGGPSHIDTFDYKPAMKGMDNKTVDVKTFGRGGHKNQGRIVETRWDFAQHGQCGQWVSTLFPHLATCVDDIAFLHSMTADSPIHGSAMLMMNSGKILSGSPCLGSWVNYGLGTVNENLPGFVVMLDPRGGPISGAKNWSSGYMPATYQATVMRSQGAPILDLESPEGVTRDMQREMLDTIRGFNDEHQLARRDNSELAARIASYELAFKMQAAAPDAVDLSQEDAQTLSLYGLDEKRTEVFGRQCLLARRLVERGVRFVQLYSGGNHNDANWDAHGDLKSNHDLHAGETDKPIAGLLKDLKQRGMLDETLVVWGGEFGRQPTAEYEKGTGRDHNAYGFTMWMAGGGIKGGISYGKTDELGSAAVENRLHVKHLHATILHQLGLDPNRLAYFYNGLDQKLVGVEGAEPIVEIMA; from the coding sequence ATGAATGAGAAGATGCAGCGCGAACGCGTGGGTCAAAACTTTTGCGGTCGCACGCGACGAGAATTCCTCTGGCAGACCGGCGCGGGCTTCACCGGTACGGCACTGGCGGCCCTGCTGGGGAACGACGGTTTCCTGGCCCGCCAGTCGGTGGCCGCCGACGGCATCACGGCGTGGAACAATCCGTTGGCCGCGCGGCCGCCGCAGTTTCCGGCCAAGGCCAAGAGCGTGATCTTCTTGTACATGTATGGCGGTCCCAGTCACATCGATACGTTCGACTACAAGCCCGCCATGAAGGGCATGGACAACAAGACGGTCGACGTGAAGACGTTCGGCCGTGGTGGCCACAAGAACCAGGGACGCATCGTCGAGACGCGCTGGGACTTTGCCCAGCATGGACAATGCGGCCAGTGGGTTTCGACGCTCTTTCCGCACCTGGCCACGTGCGTCGATGACATCGCCTTCCTGCACTCGATGACGGCCGACTCGCCGATTCATGGTTCGGCGATGTTGATGATGAACTCGGGCAAGATCCTCAGCGGCAGCCCTTGCCTTGGTTCGTGGGTGAATTACGGGCTGGGCACGGTGAATGAGAATCTGCCCGGCTTCGTGGTGATGCTCGATCCGCGCGGCGGGCCGATCAGTGGGGCGAAGAACTGGAGCAGCGGCTACATGCCCGCCACCTACCAGGCCACGGTGATGCGATCGCAGGGGGCTCCGATTCTCGATCTGGAATCTCCCGAGGGGGTGACGCGCGACATGCAACGCGAGATGCTCGATACGATTCGCGGCTTCAACGACGAGCATCAACTGGCTCGGCGCGACAACTCGGAGCTGGCGGCGCGAATTGCCAGCTACGAGCTCGCCTTCAAGATGCAGGCCGCGGCCCCCGACGCCGTCGACCTGAGCCAGGAGGACGCGCAAACCCTGTCGCTCTACGGCCTGGATGAGAAGCGGACCGAAGTCTTCGGTCGCCAGTGCCTGCTCGCACGACGTCTTGTCGAACGGGGCGTGCGATTCGTCCAACTGTACTCGGGGGGCAACCACAACGATGCCAACTGGGACGCTCACGGCGATTTGAAATCGAATCACGACCTGCACGCTGGCGAGACCGACAAGCCCATTGCTGGCCTGCTGAAAGACTTGAAGCAGCGCGGCATGTTGGACGAGACGCTCGTCGTCTGGGGGGGCGAATTCGGCCGGCAGCCGACGGCCGAGTATGAGAAGGGGACGGGCCGCGATCACAACGCCTACGGCTTCACCATGTGGATGGCCGGAGGGGGCATCAAGGGGGGCATCAGCTACGGCAAGACCGACGAATTAGGCAGTGCCGCCGTCGAGAATCGACTGCACGTCAAGCATCTGCACGCCACGATCCTGCACCAACTCGGGCTCGATCCGAATCGTCTCGCTTACTTCTACAACGGCCTGGATCAAAAGCTGGTCGGCGTCGAGGGGGCGGAGCCGATCGTGGAGATCATGGCGTAG
- the cls gene encoding cardiolipin synthase produces the protein MSWNDLTALACLFFVSEWTIRLAMLAVVPVRRAPAAAKGWLLLIFFEPWVGLLLYVLIGRARLSRKQRAKFAELPRAMSQVLARFVDHPNIFHPEVGPALSQAVSLAERLGGSPILGGNSIEVLVDYDDTVARLIADIDQAVHHVHLEFYIFSDDEVTGRVIAAMERATHRGVRCRVLVDAIGSRTALRTLRPKLRGLNIELHAMLPVSLLPWRKARIDLRNHRKIAVIDGRVGYTGSQNLVAAGFQQGIRYEDLMVRVHGPAVLELQYVFASDWFLETGEILDGEREFPCPTIAGDVAAQALPSGPAFPTQNNQRLFVALVHGAARRVVLTTPYFIPDEPLLQAMQTAAKRGVDVHLVVSETGDQAFVTLAQESYYEELLEAGVHVHQFQQNFLHAKHLSIDDAVALIGSSNLDIRSFALNAELMLVIYDRGTVARLAIEQERYFRESRLLTHEGWRQRSLGRQLLQNTARLFSPLL, from the coding sequence ATGAGCTGGAATGATCTGACCGCGCTGGCCTGCCTCTTTTTTGTCAGCGAATGGACGATCCGCCTGGCGATGTTGGCCGTGGTGCCCGTCCGCCGAGCGCCAGCCGCCGCCAAAGGATGGCTGCTGCTGATCTTCTTCGAGCCCTGGGTGGGCTTGTTGCTCTATGTGCTCATCGGGCGGGCACGTCTGTCGCGCAAGCAGCGCGCGAAGTTCGCCGAACTCCCCAGGGCGATGTCCCAGGTGCTGGCGCGGTTCGTCGACCATCCCAATATCTTTCACCCCGAGGTCGGCCCTGCCCTGTCCCAGGCCGTCAGCCTGGCAGAGCGTCTCGGGGGCTCGCCGATCCTGGGGGGCAACTCGATCGAGGTCCTCGTCGACTACGACGATACCGTCGCGCGGCTGATCGCCGATATCGACCAGGCCGTGCATCATGTACACCTCGAGTTCTACATCTTCTCCGACGACGAGGTGACGGGGCGGGTGATCGCCGCCATGGAGCGGGCCACGCACCGAGGCGTTCGCTGCCGGGTGCTTGTCGACGCCATCGGCTCGCGTACGGCGCTGCGGACACTACGGCCGAAGCTGCGCGGATTGAATATCGAGCTGCACGCCATGCTGCCCGTGAGCCTGCTTCCCTGGCGAAAGGCACGCATCGACTTGCGCAATCATCGCAAGATTGCCGTCATCGACGGACGCGTGGGCTATACCGGCTCGCAGAACCTGGTCGCCGCCGGCTTCCAACAAGGCATCCGCTACGAAGACTTGATGGTGCGAGTCCACGGCCCGGCGGTCTTGGAACTGCAATACGTCTTCGCCTCGGACTGGTTTTTGGAAACGGGAGAGATCCTCGACGGCGAGCGCGAGTTCCCTTGTCCCACGATCGCCGGAGACGTGGCGGCGCAGGCACTGCCCAGCGGGCCGGCGTTTCCTACGCAGAACAATCAACGACTCTTCGTGGCGCTGGTTCACGGCGCCGCGCGGCGCGTCGTGCTGACGACCCCCTACTTCATCCCCGACGAACCCTTGCTCCAGGCGATGCAAACGGCGGCGAAACGGGGCGTCGACGTCCATCTCGTGGTCTCGGAGACCGGCGATCAGGCTTTCGTCACGCTGGCGCAAGAATCGTACTACGAGGAGTTGCTCGAGGCGGGCGTCCACGTACACCAGTTCCAACAGAACTTCCTGCACGCCAAGCATCTGAGCATCGACGATGCCGTGGCCCTGATCGGCTCTAGCAATCTCGACATCCGCTCGTTCGCCTTGAATGCTGAGCTGATGCTCGTGATCTACGATCGGGGCACGGTCGCCCGGCTCGCGATCGAGCAGGAGCGATATTTCCGCGAAAGCCGGCTGCTCACGCACGAGGGCTGGCGACAGCGGTCCCTCGGCCGCCAGTTGCTGCAGAATACGGCGCGACTGTTCAGCCCGCTGCTGTGA